From one Lotus japonicus ecotype B-129 chromosome 3, LjGifu_v1.2 genomic stretch:
- the LOC130745253 gene encoding proton pump-interactor 1 isoform X1, translated as MAVEVVGFEMVQGPGPFENGAEGGKSVLHEKENGKLDQDVGAGKPIKFGSHGDESAAKGEGNDVSDSNVPKDVGEEWPAPKQIHSFYFVRCRPYDDPTIKTKIDQFDKEISKINQGRFQITEALKAKRSDRAELISQIKSLRDNSRQFQSMVDEKIKEIEPLQQALGKLRTATNAGRGGLCSSEEELNDVIYSFQYRIQHESISLAEEKQILRDIKQLEGTREKVVANAAMRAKLQDSMGQKDTIQDQVKLIGGDLDGVKKERQAIRSKIKQIDEELKANEKDIQSLQEELTAVTQKREKAFESIQQLRKQRDEGNSYFYQSRTLMNKARELAAKKDINAIDELSQTEVEKFMSLWNSDKSFRNDYEKRMLQSLDMRQLSRDGRMRNPDEKPLLEEPKPAETDAFSKAIPKQPKEEPKPSPQETLPTQKESKNKVRDLKAKPDKKDLEEADEYEFEVPRKETPPKEPEIDPAKLKEMKREEEIAKAKQALERKKKLAEKAAAKAALKAQKEAEKKLKDREKKAKKKAGIVEEPADEVVEAPQEETINDNVEAAAPVKEKVPKESVIRSRSRAKGPDSLPKGILKRKRSNNYWIWIASAALLVLLLSVLGYIYLF; from the exons ATGGCGGTTGAGGTTGTGGGATTTGAGATGGTTCAAGGACCAGGACCATTTGAGAACGGTGCTGAAGGAGGCAAATCTGTTTTGCATGAAAAGGAGAATGGAAAACTGGACCAAGATGTGGGAGCTGGTAAGCCCATCAAGTTCGGGTCACATGGAGATGAATCTGCTGCTAAAGGGGAAGGGAATGATGTTTCAGATTCCAATGTGCCCAAAGATGTTGGTGAAGAGTGGCCTGCACCTAAGCAGAttcattctttttattttgtcaGGTGCCGGCCTTATGATGATCCAACCATCAAAACTAAAATTGATCAGTTTGACAAAGAGATTAGCAAGATAAATCAAGGCCGGTTTCAGATCACTGAAGCTCTGAAGGCAAAGCGG TCAGATCGTGCAGAGTTGATTTCTCAGATTAAGTCTCTTAGAGATAACAGTAGGCAATTTCAGAGTATGGTTGatgagaaaataaaagagattGAACCTCTACAGCAGGCACTGGGAAAGCTGCGTACTGCAACTAATGCCGGTCGGGGTGGCTTATGCTCATCTGAGGAGGAACTTAATGATGTT ATATATAGCTTTCAGTACCGCATACAACATGAGAGCATTTCATTGGCTGAGGAAAAACAAATCCTCCGAGATATCAAACAGCTTGAGGGGACAAGGGAGAAAGTTGTTGCTAATGCTGCAATGAGAGCCAAGTTACAGGACTCTATGGGGCAGAAAGACACAATTCAAGATCAGGTTAAG CTTATAGGTGGGGATTTAGATGGAGTGAAGAAAGAGAGACAAGCAATTCGATCCAAAATCAAGCAAATTGATGAGGAGCTGAAAGCCAATGAAAAGGATATCCAGTCTCTACAGGAAGAACTGACAGCTGTCACACAGAAGAGGGAAAAAGCTTTTGAGAGCATTCAGCAGCTGAGAAAACAGCGCGATGAAGGG aacTCCTATTTCTACCAAAGTCGCACACTTATGAATAAAGCACGGGAGCTTGCTGCGAAGAAAGATATTAACGCTATTGACGAACTTTCACAGACAGAG GTTGAGAAATTTATGTCACTCTGGAATAGTGACAAATCTTTTAGGAATGATTATGAGAAGCGAATGTTGCAATCATTGGATATGCGGCAGTTGAGTAGGGATGGACGGATGAGGAACCCAGATGAAAAACCACTGCTGGAAGAACCAAAACCTGCTGAAACTGATGCATTTTCAAAAGCTATCCCAAAGCAGCCAAAGGAGGAGCCTAAGCCTTCTCCCCAAGAAACTTTACCTACTCAGAAAGAATCGAAAAACAAAGTGAGAGATTTGAAAGCCAAACCGGATAAGAAGGATTTAGAGGAAGCTGATGAATATGAATTTGAAGTTCCCCGAAAGGAGACCCCTCCCAAAGAGCCTGAAATCGATCCAGCAAAGCTGAAAGAGATGAAAAGAGAAGAGGAAATTGCAAAAGCGAAGCAGGCCttggaaaggaagaagaagttaGCAGAGAAAGCGGCAGCCAAAGCAGCTCTCAAAGCACAAAAGGAAGCTGAGAAGAAGCTTAAG GACCGCGAGAAGAAGGCAAAGAAGAAAGCTGGAATTGTGGAGGAACCGGCAGATGAAGTCGTCGAGGCTCCACAGGAAGAAACCATCAATGATAATGTTGAAGCGGCAGCTCCTGTGAAGGAGAAGGTCCCAAAGGAGAGTGTTATCAGGTCCAGGAGTCGAGCGAAAGGCCCAGATTCTCTTCCAAAAGGTATTCTCAAGCGGAAAAGGTCTAACAATTACTGGATATGGATTGCATCTGCTGCTTTGTTAGTCCTGCTGTTGTCGGTGCTTGGATACATCTATCTTTTCTGA
- the LOC130745252 gene encoding protein SPA1-RELATED 3-like isoform X2 has protein sequence MEGSSGSGFHNSDSSRALNSSGVSDRNQRPHCPEGNPFSGEAASHDSGFRKERDWLLLAQGDQHKSLGGFCEDEVEADPLICSVEWGDISLRQWLDKPERSVDLFECLHVFRQIVEIVNVAHSQGVVVNNVRPSCFVMSSFNHISFIESASCSDTGSDSLGEGVNCQGVVEVKTPTSRCPHDVHPQSFGSEDFMPAMISTTALSDSSCMLSSAVYAARASLIEETEENKMKDRRKDEEVEGKKQSFPMKQILLMEMSWYTSPEEAAGTPSSCPSDVYRLGVLLFELFCPLSSREEKSRTMSSLRHRVLPPQILLKWPKEASFCLWLLHPDPNSRPTLGELLQSEFLNEQRDDMEEREAAIELRERTEDQELLLEFLLLLQQRKQEIAEKLQHTISFLSSDIEEVTKQQTRFKEITGDDRSASSFPSMTIVDSKDSAHIGTRKRVRLGMRVKNIDECEDNIGDDEINQGSFLSKSSRLMKNFKKLEAAYFLTRCRPAYSAKPVVRHSAIANDGRGSFAATERSFINNISSKEQGRDGTSAWINPFLEGLCKYLSFSKLKVNADLKQGDLLHSSNLVCALSFDRDGEFFATAGVNKKIKVFECDTIINEDRDIHYPVVEMASRSKLSSICWNTYIKSQIASSNFEGVVQLWDVTRSQVLSEMREHERRVWSIDFSSADPTMLASGSDDGSVKLWSINQAIPFLHFVDERFETKRS, from the exons ATGGAGGGTTCTTCTGGGTCTGGTTTCCATAATTCTGACAGTTCTAGGGCACTGAATAGTTCTGGAGTCTCTGACAGGAATCAAAGGCCTCATTGTCCTGAAGGAAACCCCTTCTCTGGTGAGGCAGCATCACATGATTCTGGTTTTAGAAAGGAAAGGGATTGGCTTCTGTTGGCACAAGGTGACCAGCATAAGAGCCTAGGTGGGTTTTGTGAGGATGAGGTGGAGGCTGATCCTCTTATTTGTTCTGTTGAATGGGGTGATATTAGCTTGAGGCAATGGTTAGATAAACCCGAACGATCCGTAGATCTGTTCGAATGCTTGCATGTGTTTAGGCAAATTGTAGAGATTGTTAATGTAGCGCATTCTCAGGGAGTTGTAGTTAACAATGTGAGGCCTTCATGCTTTGTCATGTCATCTTTCAACCATATCTCATTTATTGAATCAGCATCTTGTTCGGATACCGGCTCGGATTCTTTAGGAGAGGGAGTGAACTGCCAAGGTGTAGTAGAGGTTAAAACTCCAACATCTCGCTGCCCACACGATGTGCATCCGCAGAGTTTCGGAAGTGAAGACTTTATGCCTGCCATGATTTCAACAACTGCTCTTTCAGATTCTAGCTGCATGCTGTCAAGTGCTGTGTATGCTGCTCGTGCATCGTTAATAGAAGAAACAGAAGAGAACAAAATGAAAGATAGGAGGAAGGATGAAGAAGTAGAAGGAAAGAAGCAATCGTTTCCGATGAAACAGATACTGCTAATGGAGATGAGTTGGTACACTAGTCCTGAAGAGGCTGCTGGTACTCCTAGTTCATGTCCTTCCGATGTTTATCGATTGGGAGTTCTCCTTTTTGAG CTATTCTGCCCACTCAGctcaagagaagagaaaagtagAACCATGTCTAGCCTCAGACATAGAGTTCTTCCTCCACAGATACTTCTAAAGTGGCCTAAAGAAGCTTCATTTTGCTTATGGTTACTACATCCAGACCCAAATAGTCGTCCAACCCTGGG GGAGTTGTTGCAGAGCGAGTTTCTTAATGAACAGAGAGATGATATGGAAGAACGTGAAGCAGCAATAGAGCTTAGGGAAAGGACAGAAGATCAGGAGTTGTTGCTAGAATTCCTTTTGTTACTTCAACAGAGAAAACAGGAAATTGCAGAGAAGTTGCAACATACTATCTCTTTTCTGAGTTCAGATATTGAAGAAGTGACCAAGCAGCAAACTAGATTTAAAGAGATTACTGGTGATGATCGTTCAGCTTCAAGTTTCCCATCCATGACAATTGTCGACAGCAAGGATTCGGCTCATATAGGAACTAGAAAACGAGTCAGACTAGGGATGCGTGTTAAAAATATTGATGAATGTGAGGATAACATAGGTGATGATGAGATAAATCAGGGAAGTTTTCTTTCAAAAAGTTCACGGCTAATGAAAAACTTCAAGAAACTGGAGGCAGCGTACTTTCTAACAAGATGCAGACCAGCCTACTCAGCGAAACCGGTGGTTAGACATTCTGCGATAGCAAATGATGGTAGAGGTTCTTTTGCTGCTACTGAAAGAAGTTTCATCAATAACATATCATCAAAAGAACAGGGAAGGGATGGTACAAGTGCTTGGATAAATCCTTTCCTTGAGGGTTTGTGCAAGTACTTATCTTTCAGTAAGCTGAAGGTTAATGCAGACCTGAAGCAAGGAGATCTTTTACATTCTTCCAACTTAGTATGCGCACTCAGTTTCGATCGAGATGGAGAGTTTTTTGCTACTGCGGGTGTGAATAAGAAAATCAAAGTGTTCGAATGTGATACAATCATAAATGAGGATCGTGATATCCACTATCCAGTAGTGGAGATGGCTAGCAGGTCAAAGTTAAGCAGCATATGTTGGAACACATACATCAAAAGTCAAATTGCTTCAAGTAACTTTGAAGGTGTTGTACAG TTATGGGATGTGACAAGAAGTCAAGTACTGTCTGAGATGAGGGAGCATGAACGGCGGGTGTGGTCCATAGATTTCTCATCAGCGGACCCGACAATGTTGGCAAGCGGAAGCGATGATGGTTCCGTTAAGCTATGGAGTATCAATCAGGCAATTCCATTTTTGCACTTCGTGGATGAACGCTTTGAAACTAAAC GGAGTTAG
- the LOC130749175 gene encoding beta-glucuronosyltransferase GlcAT14A-like isoform X1, with protein MGFLNMKKKWIFPIIMTSAFCILFLATSLYIGLVSSIHSINSLFFFLPSHSQPNQTSLPFVERKISPALAPSKPAIPRFAYLIAGSKGDLDKLWRTLLALYHPLNHYVVHLDLKSPLEERSELASRVEKQPVFSEVGNVFVITKANMVTYRGPTMVANTLHACAILLKRSKDWDWFINLSASDYPLVTQDDLLYTFSNLDRGLNFIEHTSRLGWKRDKRAMPLIIDPGLYMSTKSDVFWVNPKRTLPTAFKLFTGSAWMVLSREFVEYVVWGWDNLPRTLLMYYSNFISSPEGYFQTVACNVPELAKTVVNSDMHYISWDNPPRQHPHVLNINYTEKMIASGAAFARKFKQDDPALDLIDKKFLHRRNGLFTLGGWCSGKPKCTEVGNIYKLKPGPGSQRLQRLVAELTLKAQSGRDQCK; from the exons ATGGGGTTCTTAAACATGAAGAAAAAATGGATCTTTCCTATCATCATGACCTCTGCTTTTTGTATTCTCTTTCTAGCCACATCCTTGTACATAGGCCTTGTATCTTCAATTCACTCCATCAATTCACTATTCTTCTTTCTCCCATCACATTCACAACCAAACCAAACTTCCCTCCCATTTGTGGAGAGGAAGATTTCTCCTGCTCTGGCTCCTTCTAAGCCTGCAATTCCGCGTTTTGCGTATTTGATCGCCGGCTCCAAAGGTGATTTGGATAAGCTTTGGAGAACACTTCTCGCGCTTTACCATCCGCTAAACCATTATGTTGTTCATTTGGACCTTAAATCGCCCTTAGAAGAAAGGTCGGAGCTTGCTTCTAGAGTTGAGAAACAGCCTGTCTTCTCAGAGGTTGGAAATGTTTTTGTAATTACAAAGGCTAATATGGTAACCTATAGAGGACCGACGATGGTTGCTAATACTCTTCATGCTTGTGCCATTCTGCTCAAGAGAAGTAAAGACTGGGACTGGTTTATTAATCTTAGTGCTTCAGACTATCCTCTTGTCACTCAGGATG ATCTACTATATACTTTTTCGAATTTAGATAGAGGCCTTAACTTCATTGAGCACACGAGTCGGTTAGGATGGAAGCg GGATAAACGAGCAATGCCTTTAATTATAGACCCTGGGCTTTACATGTCAACCAAGTCTGATGTATTTTGGGTCAATCCTAAGAGAACTTTGCCAACTGCGTTTAAACTATTCACTG GTTCAGCATGGATGGTTTTATCGCGTGAATTTGTTGAATATGTTGTCTGGGGTTGGGATAATCTGCCAAGGACCCTTCTCATGTACTACTCTAATTTCATATCTTCCCCTGAAGGCTACTTTCAGACAGTTGCATGCAATGTGCCAGAATTAGCGAAAACCGTTGTCAACAGCGACATGCATTATATTTCCTGGGACAATCCTCCTAGACAGCACCCTCACGTCCTTAACATCAACTACACTGAAAAAATGATTGCAAGTGGTGCTGCATTTGCCAGAAAATTTAAGCAAGATGACCCAGCCCTggatttgattgataaaaaatTCCTACACCGGAGAAATGGACTATTCACACTCGGCGGGTGGTGTTCCGGTAAACCCAAGTGTACCGAGGTTGGGAACATTTATAAACTCAAACCTGGTCCGGGATCTCAGAGGCTTCAGCGCCTTGTAGCTGAGCTAACATTGAAGGCTCAATCTGGTCGTGATCAGTGTAAGTAG
- the LOC130749175 gene encoding beta-glucuronosyltransferase GlcAT14A-like isoform X2 has translation MCSASSLFSYAFFITKTDLLYTFSNLDRGLNFIEHTSRLGWKRDKRAMPLIIDPGLYMSTKSDVFWVNPKRTLPTAFKLFTGSAWMVLSREFVEYVVWGWDNLPRTLLMYYSNFISSPEGYFQTVACNVPELAKTVVNSDMHYISWDNPPRQHPHVLNINYTEKMIASGAAFARKFKQDDPALDLIDKKFLHRRNGLFTLGGWCSGKPKCTEVGNIYKLKPGPGSQRLQRLVAELTLKAQSGRDQCK, from the exons ATGTGCTCTGCTTCTTCTCTATTTTCATACGCGTTCTTCATCACAAAAACAG ATCTACTATATACTTTTTCGAATTTAGATAGAGGCCTTAACTTCATTGAGCACACGAGTCGGTTAGGATGGAAGCg GGATAAACGAGCAATGCCTTTAATTATAGACCCTGGGCTTTACATGTCAACCAAGTCTGATGTATTTTGGGTCAATCCTAAGAGAACTTTGCCAACTGCGTTTAAACTATTCACTG GTTCAGCATGGATGGTTTTATCGCGTGAATTTGTTGAATATGTTGTCTGGGGTTGGGATAATCTGCCAAGGACCCTTCTCATGTACTACTCTAATTTCATATCTTCCCCTGAAGGCTACTTTCAGACAGTTGCATGCAATGTGCCAGAATTAGCGAAAACCGTTGTCAACAGCGACATGCATTATATTTCCTGGGACAATCCTCCTAGACAGCACCCTCACGTCCTTAACATCAACTACACTGAAAAAATGATTGCAAGTGGTGCTGCATTTGCCAGAAAATTTAAGCAAGATGACCCAGCCCTggatttgattgataaaaaatTCCTACACCGGAGAAATGGACTATTCACACTCGGCGGGTGGTGTTCCGGTAAACCCAAGTGTACCGAGGTTGGGAACATTTATAAACTCAAACCTGGTCCGGGATCTCAGAGGCTTCAGCGCCTTGTAGCTGAGCTAACATTGAAGGCTCAATCTGGTCGTGATCAGTGTAAGTAG
- the LOC130745252 gene encoding protein SPA1-RELATED 3-like isoform X1, with protein MEGSSGSGFHNSDSSRALNSSGVSDRNQRPHCPEGNPFSGEAASHDSGFRKERDWLLLAQGDQHKSLGGFCEDEVEADPLICSVEWGDISLRQWLDKPERSVDLFECLHVFRQIVEIVNVAHSQGVVVNNVRPSCFVMSSFNHISFIESASCSDTGSDSLGEGVNCQGVVEVKTPTSRCPHDVHPQSFGSEDFMPAMISTTALSDSSCMLSSAVYAARASLIEETEENKMKDRRKDEEVEGKKQSFPMKQILLMEMSWYTSPEEAAGTPSSCPSDVYRLGVLLFELFCPLSSREEKSRTMSSLRHRVLPPQILLKWPKEASFCLWLLHPDPNSRPTLGELLQSEFLNEQRDDMEEREAAIELRERTEDQELLLEFLLLLQQRKQEIAEKLQHTISFLSSDIEEVTKQQTRFKEITGDDRSASSFPSMTIVDSKDSAHIGTRKRVRLGMRVKNIDECEDNIGDDEINQGSFLSKSSRLMKNFKKLEAAYFLTRCRPAYSAKPVVRHSAIANDGRGSFAATERSFINNISSKEQGRDGTSAWINPFLEGLCKYLSFSKLKVNADLKQGDLLHSSNLVCALSFDRDGEFFATAGVNKKIKVFECDTIINEDRDIHYPVVEMASRSKLSSICWNTYIKSQIASSNFEGVVQLWDVTRSQVLSEMREHERRVWSIDFSSADPTMLASGSDDGSVKLWSINQGVSVGTIKTKANVCCVQFPLDSARFLAFGSADHRIYYYDLRNLKVPLCTLVGHNKTVSYIKFVDNVNLVSASTDNTLKLWDLSTCSSRVIDSPIQSFTGHMNVKNFVGLSVSDGYIATGSETNEVFIYHKAFPMPVLQFKFQNTDPLSGHEVDDASQFVSSVCWRGQSPTLLAANSTGNVKILEMV; from the exons ATGGAGGGTTCTTCTGGGTCTGGTTTCCATAATTCTGACAGTTCTAGGGCACTGAATAGTTCTGGAGTCTCTGACAGGAATCAAAGGCCTCATTGTCCTGAAGGAAACCCCTTCTCTGGTGAGGCAGCATCACATGATTCTGGTTTTAGAAAGGAAAGGGATTGGCTTCTGTTGGCACAAGGTGACCAGCATAAGAGCCTAGGTGGGTTTTGTGAGGATGAGGTGGAGGCTGATCCTCTTATTTGTTCTGTTGAATGGGGTGATATTAGCTTGAGGCAATGGTTAGATAAACCCGAACGATCCGTAGATCTGTTCGAATGCTTGCATGTGTTTAGGCAAATTGTAGAGATTGTTAATGTAGCGCATTCTCAGGGAGTTGTAGTTAACAATGTGAGGCCTTCATGCTTTGTCATGTCATCTTTCAACCATATCTCATTTATTGAATCAGCATCTTGTTCGGATACCGGCTCGGATTCTTTAGGAGAGGGAGTGAACTGCCAAGGTGTAGTAGAGGTTAAAACTCCAACATCTCGCTGCCCACACGATGTGCATCCGCAGAGTTTCGGAAGTGAAGACTTTATGCCTGCCATGATTTCAACAACTGCTCTTTCAGATTCTAGCTGCATGCTGTCAAGTGCTGTGTATGCTGCTCGTGCATCGTTAATAGAAGAAACAGAAGAGAACAAAATGAAAGATAGGAGGAAGGATGAAGAAGTAGAAGGAAAGAAGCAATCGTTTCCGATGAAACAGATACTGCTAATGGAGATGAGTTGGTACACTAGTCCTGAAGAGGCTGCTGGTACTCCTAGTTCATGTCCTTCCGATGTTTATCGATTGGGAGTTCTCCTTTTTGAG CTATTCTGCCCACTCAGctcaagagaagagaaaagtagAACCATGTCTAGCCTCAGACATAGAGTTCTTCCTCCACAGATACTTCTAAAGTGGCCTAAAGAAGCTTCATTTTGCTTATGGTTACTACATCCAGACCCAAATAGTCGTCCAACCCTGGG GGAGTTGTTGCAGAGCGAGTTTCTTAATGAACAGAGAGATGATATGGAAGAACGTGAAGCAGCAATAGAGCTTAGGGAAAGGACAGAAGATCAGGAGTTGTTGCTAGAATTCCTTTTGTTACTTCAACAGAGAAAACAGGAAATTGCAGAGAAGTTGCAACATACTATCTCTTTTCTGAGTTCAGATATTGAAGAAGTGACCAAGCAGCAAACTAGATTTAAAGAGATTACTGGTGATGATCGTTCAGCTTCAAGTTTCCCATCCATGACAATTGTCGACAGCAAGGATTCGGCTCATATAGGAACTAGAAAACGAGTCAGACTAGGGATGCGTGTTAAAAATATTGATGAATGTGAGGATAACATAGGTGATGATGAGATAAATCAGGGAAGTTTTCTTTCAAAAAGTTCACGGCTAATGAAAAACTTCAAGAAACTGGAGGCAGCGTACTTTCTAACAAGATGCAGACCAGCCTACTCAGCGAAACCGGTGGTTAGACATTCTGCGATAGCAAATGATGGTAGAGGTTCTTTTGCTGCTACTGAAAGAAGTTTCATCAATAACATATCATCAAAAGAACAGGGAAGGGATGGTACAAGTGCTTGGATAAATCCTTTCCTTGAGGGTTTGTGCAAGTACTTATCTTTCAGTAAGCTGAAGGTTAATGCAGACCTGAAGCAAGGAGATCTTTTACATTCTTCCAACTTAGTATGCGCACTCAGTTTCGATCGAGATGGAGAGTTTTTTGCTACTGCGGGTGTGAATAAGAAAATCAAAGTGTTCGAATGTGATACAATCATAAATGAGGATCGTGATATCCACTATCCAGTAGTGGAGATGGCTAGCAGGTCAAAGTTAAGCAGCATATGTTGGAACACATACATCAAAAGTCAAATTGCTTCAAGTAACTTTGAAGGTGTTGTACAG TTATGGGATGTGACAAGAAGTCAAGTACTGTCTGAGATGAGGGAGCATGAACGGCGGGTGTGGTCCATAGATTTCTCATCAGCGGACCCGACAATGTTGGCAAGCGGAAGCGATGATGGTTCCGTTAAGCTATGGAGTATCAATCAG GGAGTTAGTGTCGGTACCATCAAAACGAAGGCGAATGTATGCTGTGTTCAGTTCCCTCTGGATTCTGCTCGTTTCCTTGCATTTGGTTCTGCGGATCACCGGATATATTACTATGACCTCCGCAACTTAAAAGTGCCACTTTGTACTTTAGTTGGACATAATAAGACTGTGAGCTACATCAAGTTTGTAGACAATGTGAACCTTGTGTCTGCATCCACAGATAACACTTTGAAGCTCTGGGATTTATCTACGTGTTCATCTCGTGTTATAGACTCTCCAATTCAATCATTCACGGGTCACATGAATGTTAAG AACTTTGTTGGATTATCAGTATCTGATGGTTATATTGCTACTGGTTCAGAGACAAATGAG GTGTTCATATACCACAAGGCTTTCCCCATGCCAGTATTGCAGTTCAAGTTTCAGAATACAGATCCACTTTCAGGGCATGAAGTGGATGATGCTTCACAATTTGTGTCCTCAGTTTGTTGGCGCGGTCAATCCCCAACCTTGCTTGCTGCAAACTCCACTGGGAATGTCAAAATTCTGGAGATGGTTTAA
- the LOC130745253 gene encoding proton pump-interactor 1 isoform X2 produces the protein MAVEVVGFEMVQGPGPFENGAEGGKSVLHEKENGKLDQDVGAGKPIKFGSHGDESAAKGEGNDVSDSNVPKDVGEEWPAPKQIHSFYFVRCRPYDDPTIKTKIDQFDKEISKINQGRFQITEALKAKRSDRAELISQIKSLRDNSRQFQSMVDEKIKEIEPLQQALGKLRTATNAGRGGLCSSEEELNDVIYSFQYRIQHESISLAEEKQILRDIKQLEGTREKVVANAAMRAKLQDSMGQKDTIQDQVKLIGGDLDGVKKERQAIRSKIKQIDEELKANEKDIQSLQEELTAVTQKREKAFESIQQLRKQRDEGNSYFYQSRTLMNKARELAAKKDINAIDELSQTEVEKFMSLWNSDKSFRNDYEKRMLQSLDMRQLSRDGRMRNPDEKPLLEEPKPAETDAFSKAIPKQPKEEPKPSPQETLPTQKESKNKVRDLKAKPDKKDLEEADEYEFEVPRKETPPKEPEIDPAKLKEMKREEEIAKAKQALERKKKLAEKAAAKAALKAQKEAEKKLKKAKKKAGIVEEPADEVVEAPQEETINDNVEAAAPVKEKVPKESVIRSRSRAKGPDSLPKGILKRKRSNNYWIWIASAALLVLLLSVLGYIYLF, from the exons ATGGCGGTTGAGGTTGTGGGATTTGAGATGGTTCAAGGACCAGGACCATTTGAGAACGGTGCTGAAGGAGGCAAATCTGTTTTGCATGAAAAGGAGAATGGAAAACTGGACCAAGATGTGGGAGCTGGTAAGCCCATCAAGTTCGGGTCACATGGAGATGAATCTGCTGCTAAAGGGGAAGGGAATGATGTTTCAGATTCCAATGTGCCCAAAGATGTTGGTGAAGAGTGGCCTGCACCTAAGCAGAttcattctttttattttgtcaGGTGCCGGCCTTATGATGATCCAACCATCAAAACTAAAATTGATCAGTTTGACAAAGAGATTAGCAAGATAAATCAAGGCCGGTTTCAGATCACTGAAGCTCTGAAGGCAAAGCGG TCAGATCGTGCAGAGTTGATTTCTCAGATTAAGTCTCTTAGAGATAACAGTAGGCAATTTCAGAGTATGGTTGatgagaaaataaaagagattGAACCTCTACAGCAGGCACTGGGAAAGCTGCGTACTGCAACTAATGCCGGTCGGGGTGGCTTATGCTCATCTGAGGAGGAACTTAATGATGTT ATATATAGCTTTCAGTACCGCATACAACATGAGAGCATTTCATTGGCTGAGGAAAAACAAATCCTCCGAGATATCAAACAGCTTGAGGGGACAAGGGAGAAAGTTGTTGCTAATGCTGCAATGAGAGCCAAGTTACAGGACTCTATGGGGCAGAAAGACACAATTCAAGATCAGGTTAAG CTTATAGGTGGGGATTTAGATGGAGTGAAGAAAGAGAGACAAGCAATTCGATCCAAAATCAAGCAAATTGATGAGGAGCTGAAAGCCAATGAAAAGGATATCCAGTCTCTACAGGAAGAACTGACAGCTGTCACACAGAAGAGGGAAAAAGCTTTTGAGAGCATTCAGCAGCTGAGAAAACAGCGCGATGAAGGG aacTCCTATTTCTACCAAAGTCGCACACTTATGAATAAAGCACGGGAGCTTGCTGCGAAGAAAGATATTAACGCTATTGACGAACTTTCACAGACAGAG GTTGAGAAATTTATGTCACTCTGGAATAGTGACAAATCTTTTAGGAATGATTATGAGAAGCGAATGTTGCAATCATTGGATATGCGGCAGTTGAGTAGGGATGGACGGATGAGGAACCCAGATGAAAAACCACTGCTGGAAGAACCAAAACCTGCTGAAACTGATGCATTTTCAAAAGCTATCCCAAAGCAGCCAAAGGAGGAGCCTAAGCCTTCTCCCCAAGAAACTTTACCTACTCAGAAAGAATCGAAAAACAAAGTGAGAGATTTGAAAGCCAAACCGGATAAGAAGGATTTAGAGGAAGCTGATGAATATGAATTTGAAGTTCCCCGAAAGGAGACCCCTCCCAAAGAGCCTGAAATCGATCCAGCAAAGCTGAAAGAGATGAAAAGAGAAGAGGAAATTGCAAAAGCGAAGCAGGCCttggaaaggaagaagaagttaGCAGAGAAAGCGGCAGCCAAAGCAGCTCTCAAAGCACAAAAGGAAGCTGAGAAGAAGCTTAAG AAGGCAAAGAAGAAAGCTGGAATTGTGGAGGAACCGGCAGATGAAGTCGTCGAGGCTCCACAGGAAGAAACCATCAATGATAATGTTGAAGCGGCAGCTCCTGTGAAGGAGAAGGTCCCAAAGGAGAGTGTTATCAGGTCCAGGAGTCGAGCGAAAGGCCCAGATTCTCTTCCAAAAGGTATTCTCAAGCGGAAAAGGTCTAACAATTACTGGATATGGATTGCATCTGCTGCTTTGTTAGTCCTGCTGTTGTCGGTGCTTGGATACATCTATCTTTTCTGA